The Saprospiraceae bacterium genome includes a window with the following:
- the wecB gene encoding UDP-N-acetylglucosamine 2-epimerase (non-hydrolyzing): MNRKKVIAIVGARPQFIKHFAFEIEAKKVFDLKTIHTGQHYDENMSNVFFNELGMSQPDYLLQLGGGNHGYQTGTMMMEIEKILLNEKPDLVVVYGDTNSTLAGALTAAKLHIPVAHVEAGLRSYNKEMPEEINRVLTDHISDLLFVPSEVSKDNLAKEGITQNVYVVGDIMKDLVLKSVENKWIRTPENLKYDYYYVTLHRPYNTDEKERLNYILDSLNDLNAKAVFAIHPRTRNAMRTFGLLEKDFPNILFIEPQSYFSSLGYLYHSLGLITDSGGMQKEAYWLRKKCVTVRKETEWVETLSGDANELLFSDLNKLRTCFSKKTASFNDGLYGNGDTTKSIILAIT; this comes from the coding sequence TTGAATCGGAAAAAAGTAATTGCTATCGTTGGCGCCAGACCACAGTTTATTAAACATTTCGCTTTTGAAATAGAAGCAAAAAAAGTCTTTGATTTAAAAACCATTCATACAGGTCAGCATTACGATGAAAATATGAGCAATGTGTTTTTTAATGAATTGGGGATGAGTCAACCTGATTATCTATTGCAACTAGGTGGAGGAAATCATGGATACCAAACAGGAACCATGATGATGGAAATTGAAAAGATTTTGTTAAATGAGAAACCTGATTTGGTGGTAGTTTATGGTGATACGAACTCTACTCTTGCAGGTGCCCTGACCGCAGCGAAGTTACATATACCGGTCGCACATGTTGAAGCAGGATTAAGGTCATACAATAAGGAAATGCCCGAAGAAATCAATAGAGTACTGACTGACCACATTTCAGATTTGTTATTTGTCCCAAGTGAAGTTTCTAAAGACAATCTTGCAAAAGAAGGTATTACTCAAAATGTCTATGTCGTAGGGGACATCATGAAGGATTTGGTATTGAAATCAGTCGAAAATAAGTGGATTCGTACACCTGAAAATTTAAAATATGACTACTATTATGTGACTTTACACAGACCGTATAATACGGATGAAAAAGAAAGGCTTAATTATATTCTGGATAGCTTGAATGACTTAAACGCAAAAGCAGTTTTTGCCATTCATCCGCGAACCAGAAATGCCATGAGGACTTTCGGGTTATTGGAAAAGGATTTTCCAAATATTTTATTTATTGAGCCGCAAAGTTATTTTAGTAGTTTAGGGTATTTATATCACTCCCTGGGACTGATTACGGACAGCGGAGGTATGCAAAAAGAAGCATACTGGCTAAGAAAAAAATGTGTAACAGTCAGGAAAGAGACAGAATGGGTTGAAACATTATCAGGTGACGCAAATGAATTGCTTTTTTCTGATTTAAACAAACTCCGTACGTGTTTTTCTAAAAAAACTGCATCTTTTAATGATGGATTGTACGGAAACGGAGATACAACAAAAAGTATCATACTTGCAATAACGTAA
- a CDS encoding oligosaccharide flippase family protein, which produces MAIVSAAILSRYFDKAEYGTYRQITYVYSSLVVLFSAGLPNIFSYFLPRLGQQEGKELVQRITKMLLLFGIVFGIFLYLGAPFIARFMGNIEMVSGLRKFSIVPVLLLPTMGLDGIFASVQKTHLLAIFSTLNRLVMLICIVLPVILIENSSNMAINGWILASIISFLMSLWFKNLPYKGTSSLKSTIKNKDLFAYSIPLVTASLYGLLIRYADQFYISNYFGPEVYAEFSNGFIEIPLASVLTGSISIVLTPLFAKNSLTHDGINETFHIWKGVLIKSAVILYPIVVFLSIFGKEIMVFIYSKNYEQSGLYFQINTILNFFNIITFTPILYAYGRVRFYSNLHLFFAVVAWVFGYFIIVLFNNPIAIAVLSTLIQISFVVISIIVVSDILKVKLIDILPVAKLFKIISSCLVAAYVTRLIGQALVENQYSLLFLFFCGSLYFSVLIIIWKIIKIEWLYIYVPIVQKLKNKFS; this is translated from the coding sequence TTGGCTATTGTAAGTGCAGCGATTTTATCCAGATATTTTGATAAAGCCGAATATGGAACTTACAGACAGATTACTTATGTGTATAGTTCATTGGTTGTATTATTTTCAGCGGGACTTCCCAATATTTTTTCATACTTTCTTCCTAGACTTGGCCAGCAGGAGGGAAAAGAACTTGTCCAAAGAATAACAAAAATGTTATTGTTGTTTGGAATCGTTTTCGGAATATTTTTATATTTAGGTGCTCCCTTTATTGCCCGTTTTATGGGTAATATTGAGATGGTTTCCGGATTGAGAAAATTTTCTATCGTTCCTGTTTTGCTACTGCCAACTATGGGCTTGGATGGCATCTTTGCTTCTGTGCAAAAAACACATCTTTTGGCCATATTCAGTACTTTAAATCGCTTAGTGATGTTGATTTGTATTGTATTGCCCGTAATTCTTATTGAGAATTCATCTAATATGGCAATAAATGGTTGGATTTTGGCATCAATCATCAGTTTTCTCATGAGTTTGTGGTTTAAGAACTTGCCCTATAAAGGTACAAGCTCATTAAAAAGTACTATTAAAAATAAAGATTTATTTGCATACAGTATACCTTTAGTCACAGCAAGTCTTTATGGTCTATTAATCAGATATGCAGACCAATTTTACATATCAAACTATTTTGGCCCTGAAGTGTACGCTGAATTTAGTAATGGTTTTATTGAAATTCCACTTGCATCAGTACTTACAGGCTCGATATCAATAGTACTAACTCCTTTGTTTGCTAAAAATTCATTAACACATGACGGTATTAATGAGACCTTTCATATTTGGAAAGGTGTTTTAATAAAAAGTGCTGTTATTTTATACCCAATAGTTGTCTTTCTCTCCATTTTCGGAAAAGAAATTATGGTGTTTATTTATTCTAAAAATTATGAACAGTCAGGTTTGTATTTTCAAATAAATACGATCCTTAATTTTTTTAATATTATAACCTTTACGCCTATATTATACGCTTACGGTAGGGTGAGGTTTTATTCAAATTTACACTTATTTTTTGCTGTTGTTGCATGGGTATTTGGGTATTTTATTATTGTTTTATTCAATAACCCCATTGCAATTGCAGTGTTATCAACTTTAATTCAAATCTCTTTTGTTGTAATTTCTATCATTGTGGTGTCTGATATTTTAAAAGTTAAATTAATTGATATATTACCGGTTGCGAAATTATTCAAAATTATATCTTCTTGTTTAGTTGCTGCTTATGTAACCAGACTCATTGGTCAGGCCCTGGTTGAAAATCAATATAGTCTGTTATTTTTGTTTTTCTGTGGATCGTTATATTTTTCAGTTTTAATAATAATCTGGAAAATAATAAAGATTGAATGGTTGTATATTTATGTTCCAATAGTACAAAAATTAAAAAATAAATTTTCATAA
- a CDS encoding methyltransferase domain-containing protein gives MKSGRTFKEEASIPFERYLNQGYFERKQFDTMISQILAVVKLNPTTVLEIGPGNGFVTDFLRKAGINVVTFDINENLKPDVLGNLIEIDTYFENDQFDLILCAEVLEHLPFDYFDGIIEKFSKLASKNVVITLPRQHRILLDLSLKFKLPFINYKHLDVFWRIPSKNKWEEHHWEIDYRNEYSLKTIKSALSKHMQLFSCYVDERNRSHQFFILNSK, from the coding sequence ATGAAATCTGGCAGGACATTTAAAGAAGAAGCTTCGATACCTTTTGAACGGTATTTAAATCAAGGATATTTTGAAAGAAAACAATTTGACACAATGATTAGTCAGATTTTAGCCGTAGTAAAATTGAATCCAACGACAGTTTTGGAAATTGGTCCGGGAAATGGATTTGTCACAGATTTTTTAAGAAAAGCAGGAATTAACGTAGTAACTTTTGATATAAATGAAAATTTAAAACCTGATGTACTAGGCAATTTGATTGAAATTGATACCTATTTTGAAAATGATCAATTTGATTTAATATTGTGTGCTGAGGTACTTGAGCATTTACCATTTGATTATTTTGATGGGATAATTGAAAAATTTTCTAAACTCGCTTCAAAAAATGTTGTCATCACTTTGCCACGACAGCATAGAATTTTACTAGACTTAAGTCTAAAATTTAAACTACCTTTTATAAATTATAAACATTTAGATGTTTTTTGGAGAATTCCTTCAAAAAATAAATGGGAAGAACATCACTGGGAAATTGATTATCGTAATGAATACAGTTTGAAAACAATAAAAAGTGCACTTTCAAAGCATATGCAATTGTTCTCATGTTATGTCGATGAAAGAAACAGATCTCATCAATTTTTTATACTGAATTCAAAATAA
- a CDS encoding N-acetyl sugar amidotransferase, whose protein sequence is MNSKIKSNSNLTYKICTKCVMDTSDPDISFDDKGVCIHCSNFENNQKNNWFRGEEGETRTANLVEEIKKEGVGKEYDCIIGLSGGVDSAYLAYWGWQYGLRMLAVHVDAGWNTEMAVKNIENICKKLKIDLITEVIDWDDMRAIQKAFFKSKVVNQDIPQDHAFFAALYKYSTKNNIRYVLNGYNISSESALPLAWRGNNAMDVVHLKAIYKKYGDKKISSYPFLQVWKMRLFYRIFHNLKIVSPLNLMDYNKNVALETLKKEVDFIDYGGKHHESVLTRFQQSYFLPTVYGYEKRRAHLASLIMSGQMAREEALKELEKPLYSSEVEKNNDIEYFIKKIGLSRSEFNQIMSTPPDSHDNFPNQDRFNEKLDSISAFFRKIIR, encoded by the coding sequence ATGAATTCAAAAATTAAATCTAATTCAAATTTGACATATAAGATTTGTACAAAATGCGTGATGGATACATCAGATCCGGACATAAGCTTTGATGACAAAGGTGTTTGTATTCATTGCTCCAATTTTGAAAATAATCAAAAGAATAACTGGTTTAGGGGGGAGGAAGGTGAAACAAGAACAGCTAATCTTGTTGAAGAAATAAAGAAGGAAGGAGTTGGCAAAGAATATGATTGTATCATAGGGTTGAGCGGTGGAGTGGACAGTGCTTATCTCGCTTATTGGGGATGGCAATATGGATTGCGAATGCTGGCGGTTCATGTAGATGCCGGATGGAATACGGAGATGGCAGTAAAAAATATAGAAAATATTTGTAAGAAACTAAAAATAGATTTAATCACAGAAGTGATTGATTGGGATGACATGAGAGCCATACAAAAAGCTTTTTTTAAGTCCAAAGTAGTAAACCAGGATATTCCACAGGACCATGCTTTTTTTGCTGCATTATACAAATATTCTACAAAAAATAATATTAGATATGTGTTAAACGGGTATAACATTTCTTCTGAATCCGCATTGCCTCTAGCCTGGAGAGGTAATAACGCCATGGATGTAGTCCACCTGAAAGCAATATATAAAAAATATGGGGATAAAAAAATTAGCAGTTATCCGTTTTTGCAGGTTTGGAAAATGCGTCTATTCTACAGAATATTTCATAATCTTAAGATCGTTTCCCCATTAAATCTAATGGATTATAATAAGAATGTGGCATTGGAAACTTTGAAAAAAGAAGTCGATTTTATCGATTACGGCGGTAAACACCATGAATCTGTATTAACAAGATTTCAACAATCATATTTCTTGCCTACAGTATATGGGTATGAAAAGCGCAGAGCTCATCTTGCGTCCCTTATCATGTCCGGCCAGATGGCAAGAGAAGAAGCATTGAAGGAGCTTGAAAAACCTTTATACTCCAGTGAAGTTGAAAAAAATAATGATATTGAGTATTTTATTAAAAAAATTGGGCTTAGTCGTAGTGAATTTAATCAGATTATGTCAACTCCCCCTGACTCACACGATAATTTCCCGAATCAGGACAGATTTAATGAAAAATTAGATAGTATCTCTGCATTTTTTAGAAAAATAATAAGATAG
- a CDS encoding EpsG family protein, whose amino-acid sequence MILKARNSKINIIYAYLIFMVWPMLSAFMALLNYRSKYSKNIIWLFCAFFGYTFIISDPYMDANRYKSWLVEMHKKSDEPYVKLFVEPYKDKGIYAGTDIYSHVLTLTASRFTDDFRLFFALIGLIFGYFYSRNLFLLLSHIKDKKLIFLSVIFIVSLALLMPFWNINGYRFYTAAMIFLYGALKIIYEKKYRYFWVALLSPLVHFSFGLPVVVLLLYLLLGNRIWIYTFILVGSLFLVDVSPKTVNENAELAPLFMQNKVKGYSSEDYVKLIQRTQSDMNWYVRGHMYAIQFCIYTMILLVFFFRKKFISNHISESLICLGILMLAMANSVSSIPSMGRFFTIAAFILISGFIHIIQEHPKEKLFRLLGFVYLIPLLIFIIVEIRIGFDFIGLNSIFLNPMIAPFFKDSPSLIEFIK is encoded by the coding sequence ATGATTTTAAAAGCCAGAAATTCCAAAATAAATATAATATATGCATACCTGATTTTTATGGTATGGCCTATGTTGAGTGCATTCATGGCATTGCTCAATTACCGCTCAAAATACTCCAAAAACATCATCTGGCTTTTCTGTGCATTTTTCGGCTATACTTTTATTATTTCTGATCCGTATATGGATGCAAACCGTTATAAAAGCTGGCTGGTGGAAATGCATAAAAAGAGTGATGAGCCTTATGTCAAACTTTTTGTTGAGCCTTATAAAGACAAAGGCATTTATGCAGGGACAGATATTTATTCCCATGTATTGACCCTGACAGCTTCCCGTTTTACTGATGATTTCAGATTGTTTTTTGCTCTGATTGGACTTATCTTTGGGTATTTTTATTCCAGAAATCTTTTTTTGCTCTTAAGCCATATAAAAGATAAAAAACTGATATTTCTATCTGTAATATTTATTGTCAGTCTGGCATTACTGATGCCATTTTGGAATATTAATGGATATAGATTTTACACTGCAGCAATGATATTTTTATATGGTGCATTGAAAATTATCTATGAAAAGAAATATAGGTATTTTTGGGTTGCTCTATTATCGCCTTTGGTTCATTTTTCTTTTGGGTTACCGGTAGTGGTTTTGCTTCTGTACCTGTTGCTTGGCAATCGGATCTGGATATATACATTTATACTGGTAGGTTCATTATTTTTGGTGGATGTCAGCCCAAAGACTGTCAATGAAAATGCTGAATTGGCTCCGTTGTTTATGCAGAATAAAGTAAAGGGTTACTCTTCCGAAGATTATGTAAAATTAATTCAAAGAACCCAATCCGATATGAACTGGTATGTAAGAGGCCACATGTACGCAATTCAGTTTTGTATATATACTATGATTCTATTGGTCTTTTTTTTCAGGAAAAAATTTATTAGCAACCATATTTCTGAAAGTTTGATTTGTTTAGGAATACTAATGTTGGCGATGGCTAATTCAGTGTCTTCAATACCTTCTATGGGCCGATTCTTTACTATTGCCGCCTTTATATTGATATCAGGGTTTATACATATTATACAGGAGCATCCAAAGGAAAAATTGTTTCGGCTTCTGGGATTTGTATATTTGATACCATTACTTATTTTTATTATTGTAGAGATTCGAATAGGATTTGATTTTATTGGGCTAAATTCTATTTTTTTGAACCCAATGATAGCTCCTTTTTTCAAAGATTCACCATCATTGATTGAATTTATAAAATGA
- the hisH gene encoding imidazole glycerol phosphate synthase subunit HisH — MVAILNYNVGNIASINNMLNRIGIDSIITDDVEIINKATHLILPGVGSFDYCMSQIHKASFFNQLNKWIFDDKKIILGVCVGHQMLFEKSEEGDLPGLGWIKGKVVKFDSKISFRVPHMGWNYLSEFDKNSLLFKGFENPKFYFVHSYYTIPESDEVSLAKTEYGVNFTCSVGYENIFGVQFHPEKSHKYGMKLYENFAKI; from the coding sequence ATGGTTGCAATTCTAAACTATAATGTAGGTAATATTGCTTCCATAAACAATATGCTAAATCGTATTGGTATAGATTCTATAATTACAGATGATGTAGAAATAATTAATAAGGCAACACATTTAATTTTACCAGGTGTCGGGAGTTTTGACTATTGTATGAGCCAAATCCATAAAGCTTCTTTTTTTAACCAACTTAATAAATGGATTTTTGATGATAAAAAAATCATATTAGGTGTATGTGTTGGTCACCAGATGCTGTTTGAAAAAAGTGAAGAAGGGGATTTGCCTGGATTAGGGTGGATTAAAGGAAAAGTGGTGAAGTTTGATAGTAAAATATCATTTCGTGTACCCCACATGGGATGGAATTACCTTTCTGAATTTGATAAAAATTCTTTATTATTTAAAGGTTTTGAAAATCCCAAATTTTATTTTGTCCATTCTTATTATACAATACCTGAATCGGATGAAGTTTCTTTAGCTAAAACCGAATATGGTGTAAATTTTACCTGTAGTGTAGGATATGAAAATATTTTTGGTGTACAGTTTCATCCTGAAAAATCCCATAAATATGGTATGAAATTATACGAAAATTTTGCAAAAATATAA
- the hisF gene encoding imidazole glycerol phosphate synthase subunit HisF: MQIRRVIPVLLIHKGLLYKSKNFKTPKYVGDPTNAVKIFNEKEVDEIAIIDIDATMSGREPNYQQIREIAGEAFMPLAYGGGISKIDQIKKVIDQGVEKVILSHYALTNPEIVSQTVKQIGSSSTVVCLDFKKKFFGGYEIYTKNGTNPTGKNLIDMAKRYEELGAGELIINSIDRDGMMDGYDLAAIKTVTSAVSVPVIALGGAGTVNDLLNAFECGATGAAAGSMFVFHGKHKAVLITYPEQSELSFI; the protein is encoded by the coding sequence ATGCAAATCAGAAGAGTAATTCCTGTACTACTTATTCATAAGGGGTTGTTGTATAAGTCAAAAAATTTTAAAACCCCGAAGTATGTAGGAGACCCAACCAATGCTGTTAAAATTTTTAATGAAAAGGAAGTGGATGAAATTGCAATCATTGATATTGATGCAACAATGTCTGGAAGGGAACCAAACTATCAACAAATCAGAGAGATTGCAGGTGAGGCATTTATGCCTTTGGCTTATGGTGGTGGAATTTCAAAAATTGATCAAATAAAAAAAGTAATTGACCAGGGTGTTGAAAAGGTGATTTTATCCCATTATGCATTGACAAATCCTGAAATTGTATCTCAAACAGTAAAACAAATTGGTTCCAGCAGTACAGTTGTGTGTTTGGATTTTAAAAAAAAGTTTTTTGGAGGATATGAAATTTATACCAAAAACGGTACTAATCCAACAGGTAAAAACCTGATTGACATGGCAAAAAGATATGAAGAGTTAGGGGCAGGGGAATTAATCATCAATTCTATTGATAGGGATGGAATGATGGATGGTTACGATCTGGCTGCAATCAAAACTGTAACTTCAGCAGTATCCGTGCCGGTCATAGCCCTGGGTGGTGCCGGCACCGTAAATGATTTATTAAATGCTTTTGAATGTGGCGCAACTGGTGCAGCAGCAGGAAGCATGTTTGTGTTTCATGGCAAACATAAAGCAGTTTTAATTACGTATCCGGAGCAATCGGAATTAAGCTTTATTTAA